The proteins below come from a single Cannabis sativa cultivar Pink pepper isolate KNU-18-1 chromosome 3, ASM2916894v1, whole genome shotgun sequence genomic window:
- the LOC133035845 gene encoding small ribosomal subunit protein mL104 (rPPR9), giving the protein MPPLQSLQLRRLLLRNLFSSSSCLSSSSSFIRKPHLLTSSELTPASSPFRHYQPTPSTFHSLSLPQIHLFRFFSSSSETLIDQDQIAQSLSSELVKDPETEPLPIVERLTLGFSHIVPTPPIVLAALNFSPEAGRTVLGFNEWLISNPKFDHSDESLSFFVDYFGRRKDFKVIYDVILSGQGVAGPKTLASAIDRLVRAGRPTQTIAFFEKMERDYGLKRDKESLRLVVEKLCENGFASYAEKMVKNLANEFFPDERICDVLIKGWCVDGKLEEAKRLAGEMYRGGFELGPMAYNSILDCVCKICREKDPFQLHSEVEKVLLDMDVNGTPRNAETFFVLINNLCKIRKTEDALKVFDRMGEWGCYPNAETYLVLTKSLYQAARVGEGDEMIDRMKSAGYGELLKKKEYYSFLKILCGIERIDHALSVFEKMKKDGCEPGIKTYDLLMGKLCSHNRLDKANSLFNDALRRGIPVEPKAYQVDPRYMKKSKAEKKKKEKKRETLPEKMARKRSRLKQIRLSFVKKPKRMMRRPT; this is encoded by the coding sequence ATGCCGCCATTACAGTCTCTGCAACTTCGACGACTCCTTCTTCGAAACCTATTTTCTTCATCTTCATgcctctcttcttcttcgtctttCATTAGAAAGCCCCATTTACTTACTTCATCAGAACTTACTCCCGCTTCTTCTCCATTCCGCCATTACCAACCCACCCCTTCAAcctttcactctctctctctgcccCAAATCCATCTCTTTAGATTTTTTTCTTCCTCGTCTGAAACCCTAATCGACCAAGATCAGATTGCCCAGTCTCTCTCCTCGGAGCTCGTCAAGGACCCGGAGACAGAGCCTCTACCCATCGTTGAACGCCTTACACTCGGCTTCTCTCATATCGTACCCACTCCGCCTATAGTTCTCGCCGCGCTCAATTTCTCCCCTGAAGCTGGCCGTACGGTTCTAGGGTTTAACGAATGGCTCATCTCAAACCCTAAATTTGATCACTCTGACGAGAGCCTCTCGTTCTTCGTAGATTACTTTGGACGGCGCAAGGATTTCAAGGTGATCTACGATGTAATCCTCAGTGGCCAAGGCGTGGCTGGGCCTAAAACCCTAGCTTCAGCCATTGATAGGTTAGTGAGAGCTGGTAGGCCAACTCAGACGATTGCATTCTTCGAGAAGATGGAGAGAGATTACGGACTCAAAAGGGACAAGGAATCACTCAGATTGGTTGTGGAGAAGCTTTGTGAAAATGGGTTCGCAAGCTATGCAGAGAAGATGGTGAAGAACTTGGCGAACGAGTTTTTCCCCGACGAACGAATCTGTGATGTGCTGATTAAGGGTTGGTGTGTTGATGGGAAGCTTGAGGAGGCAAAGAGATTAGCTGGGGAGATGTATAGAGGAGGGTTTGAGCTTGGACCCATGGCTTACAATTCAATTCTTGATTGTGTTTGCAAAATATGCAGGGAAAAGGATCCTTTTCAGCTTCATTCCGAGGTTGAAAAGGTGCTTCTTGATATGGACGTGAATGGAACTCCAAGAAACGCTGAGACATTCTTTGTGTTGATCAACAATTTGTGTAAGATTAGGAAAACTGAAGATGCCTTGAAAGTGTTTGATAGAATGGGCGAGTGGGGTTGTTATCCAAATGCAGAAACTTATCTTGTTCTGACCAAGAGTTTATACCAGGCTGCGAGAGTTGGAGAAGGGGATGAAATGATTGATAGAATGAAGTCTGCAGGATATGGTGAATTGCTTAAGAAAAAGGAGTATTACAGTTTTTTGAAGATTTTGTGTGGAATTGAGAGAATCGATCATGCTTTGAGTGTTTTCGAGAAGATGAAGAAGGATGGCTGTGAACCAGGGATCAAGACTTATGATTTGCTGATGGGGAAGTTGTGCTCTCATAACAGACTGGACAAGGCTAATTCCCTTTTCAATGACGCTCTGAGGAGAGGAATTCCAGTGGAACCCAAAGCTTATCAGGTGGACCCAAGATACATGAAAAAGTCCAAGgctgagaagaagaagaaagaaaagaagagggaaacgCTGCCTGAGAAGATGGCCAGAAAAAGAAGTCGCCTCAAGCAAATTCGATTGAGTTTCGTGAAGAAACCAAAACGAATGATGCGGCGGCCTACTTGA